In Candidatus Palauibacter soopunensis, the genomic stretch GACGCTCATCCCGCTCGCGCTCGGCCTGCTCAACCGCGGGCTGGAGAGGAACGAGTTCCGCTGGTTCGCCGGTCTGGCGTTCGTCATCGCGACGCAGACGTTCTCGGCGCACGTGCAGATGATGTACTTCTCCAGCCTCGCTCTCGCGGCCTTCTTCGTGTATCACCTGGCCTTTCGGCTCCCCCGGCCGGCCTCGGGCGAGGCGCGCTGGAAGGCGTACGTCCGTCCGGTCGCGTGGTTCACGCTCGCGAACGTAGCCGCGGTCCTGATCGCCGCGCCCCAGTTCTTCCCGACTCTGACGGTACTCGAGCACGTCACGCGCGCGGCGGGGGAGCGCGGGTACGAATTCGCGGCCTCCTGGGCTCTGCCGCCGCAGGAGCTTACGGCGTTCTTCCTGCCGGACCTCATCGGTTCGCTGCCGGGGTCCTACTGGGGACAGAACCCGATCAAGCTGCATACGGAATACCTCGGCGCCGTCCCGCTCGCGTTCGCCATCCTCGGCATCTCGGCTGGGTTCGGTCGGGCTCTGGATCGCGACCACCGGCGGGTCGTGTGGTTCCTCGCCGGCGCCGGCCTGCTGGGCGTTCTGTTCGCGCTGGGCGCTGCGACGCCGGTGCACCGGATCGCGTATGCGCTGCTGCCCATGATGTCGAGCCTGCGGGCTCCGTCGATGATGCTGGGTCCGGTGACGGTATTCGTCGCGCTGCTCGCCGCCTACGGCTGGGAGGCGGCACTGAACCGTCGTGCAGCGGCCGGCGCCGGCGAGACGCCGGACGATGGGACGGGAACGAACACCGGCGGGCGCCGTCCGCCGTGGCCCGTACTCCTGCTCGGGGGGCCGATTCTTGTGCTTGGCGCGGCGGCGGTGCTCAACCCGCGGGGGTTGGCCAACTTCGCGCTGCTCTCGTGGTATCCCGAAGGATGGCCGCGTCAACCGTCCGTGGTCGCGATCGATGCGCTGCGTCTCAACGGTCTGTTTCTCCTCGCGGGATTCGGTCTCGCGTGGGGAGCCGCCCGGGGCGTGGCGCGCCACAGGTTCGGCGCCTGGACGTTGGCCGTCGTGCTCGCTTTCGGGATCATGGACCTGTGGCGAGTGGACGCGCGCTACCTGAGGGTGCAGGACGCCGACGCCGCGCTCGCGGCCGACCCCGTCATCGAGACGCTGCACGAGAACGCGGGGCCGGGAGCACGCGTCTGGGCGCCGAGTCTGGCAGGCCCCACGCCCAACTATCGTCCGAATGAACTCGCCTACTACGGCGTAACATCGGCGAGCGGACTTCAGAAGTTCCTCCTGCGCCCGTACGCGAGACTCGTGGGTGGGATCACGCCGGATGAGGGGTTGCTCCGGAATCCGGTCGTTCGCGAGTTGCTGCACGTCCGCTATCTCATCACGCCCGGCGCGCAGGAAAGTGCCGAATCGATCGCGGACGCGGGGGGGCGCCACCTGTACGAATTCCCCTCCGAGCTTCCGTACGCCTACTTCCCGGCAGCCATCGAAATGGTGGGCGATACCGCGGCCGCCGTCGCGCGAACGCTCGAGGTTTCGGATCCGGCGGGGTTGACGATCGTCGAAGGCCGGGAGGGTGGCGAAGCTCCGGCGGCGGGGCAGGGAAGCGCGTCGCTCGTTCGCTACGAGCCGGATCGCGTCGTACTCGAGGTCGTGGCGGATCGCGCGGGCCTTCTCGCGGTCAGCGAGATCCATCACGAGCGCTGGAAGGCTTTTTTCGACGGTGAAGAAGCGGTGGTGTGGCGGGTGAATACGGCGTTCCGCGGCGTCGAAGTCCCTTCCGGGAGGCATGAACTGGTCTTCGAGTATCGAAGTCCGCCCTTCAGCCTCGGTGTCTGGGTCAGTCTCCTGACCATCCTCGGGCTGACGACGAGCATCCTGATCTCCTGGCGGCGCCGACCCCGGGGATCGGAAGCGTGAACCGGGACCGCGCCGGCGCCACACCGGGCCGCCGGTGGGTCGCGCTCGGAACCGCCGTGTTTCTCCTCTCCGCCCTGGCCGCGGTCGGCCTGGCGCTGTCGGGCAGTTGGGCGGCGTGGGAGGATCTCCAGGCGTCGGGCCTCTCCGGCTGGCGGGTGCGGCCCCTCTGGCTGGCCGCGGCGGTCGGATACGAAGTCGCGGCCCTCTGGGCGAGCGGTGTGGTTTGGGCCTGGATGTTCCGGGCAGCGGGCGGCAGGGCAGGGGTGCCGGAAGCCGCCGCGATGTGGCTCGGCTCCAATCTCGGCCGATATATCCCGGGGAAGATATGGCAGGTCACAGGGTTGGTGGCCTATGTCCGGGGTCGAGGCGATTCGGGTGCCACGGCCCTGGCCACGCTGATCGCCTTCCAGGCCGCCATTGTGGTGACGGGTGTCGCCCTGGCCCTTGCGGTGCTCGGCGCCCGTGCGTTCGAGGGTGTAGGCCGGTGGCCGCTGATCGCGGGCGGCCTCGCCCTCGCCGCCGCGCTCACTCCGCCCGTCCTGCGCTTCGTCGTGCGGCTGGGGCGTCGCGTGCTGCGCGAGACCAGGGAGCAGGACGATGCCGAGCCGGACGGGAAAATGCTGTGCCGCGCCGTGGTGGGAAGCTTACTCATCTGGCCTCTCCACGGACTCGGTTTCCTGGCGCTGCTCGAGGGATTGGTGCTCGAGAACGCCGTCGGTTTCGCGGCGGCGCTGGGCGTTTTCACAGGGTCCTACGTGGTGGGCTACCTGGCTCTGGTGGCGCCCGGCGGGTTGGTCGTACGGGAGGGTGCGATCGTCGGGCTGCTGACCGCGGTGACCGCCGTTCCTGCCGGACCCGCCGCCGCCCTCGCGTTGGCGGCCCGCCTCTGGACGACCGCCGCGGAGTTGATGTCGTTCGGCCTGGCCCTCGCTCTGCTGCGATCCGCGCGGGTCCCACGGGATGGGGGATCCTTGAAGTCCGGCGACGCGGCGGATGCGGGACCCGCCTGAGGATCGATAGGTTCCCGGCCTGATGAGCCCCGAACGATCCGCCGCTTCGCCCCCGGATTCCGACCGGGTCCACAGCTCTGCTTCCGCTCCTGGAGGTAGCGGGCGCGGCCTGGTCATCCTGCCGACGTACAACGAGGTCGACTCCATCGCCGGAATCATCGAGAGCGTTCTGGGACAGGACCGCCGGCTGTCGGTCCTCGTCGTCGATGACGCATCCCCCGACGGAACGGGGGCTCTCGTAGACTCCCTCTCCGCGGCGGAACCGCGCGTGAACGTGCTGCACAGGGAAGGGAAGCTGGGGCTCGGCACCGCCTACATCGCCGGCTTCCGCTGGGCGCTCGAGCGGGATTTCGAATGGATCTTCGAGATGGACGCCGACGGGTCGCACGACGCGCGGTATATTCCCGACATGATCGCCGCGACCCCCCGCTTCGATGTCGTCGTCGG encodes the following:
- a CDS encoding polyprenol monophosphomannose synthase, yielding MSPERSAASPPDSDRVHSSASAPGGSGRGLVILPTYNEVDSIAGIIESVLGQDRRLSVLVVDDASPDGTGALVDSLSAAEPRVNVLHREGKLGLGTAYIAGFRWALERDFEWIFEMDADGSHDARYIPDMIAATPRFDVVVGSRYTAGVNVINWPMSRLLLSYYANKYARIATGLRLADSTSGFKCFSRRVLETVDLDRVGSTGYTFQIEMNFRAWKKGFRVGEVPIVFTDRRLGQSKMSGAIVREAVWRVWALRLRSLIGRL